A stretch of the Capsicum annuum cultivar UCD-10X-F1 chromosome 10, UCD10Xv1.1, whole genome shotgun sequence genome encodes the following:
- the LOC107845435 gene encoding protochlorophyllide reductase, producing MALHTATLLPSTFSISKEGKASATLKNCSLFGASLSDYTKFDFGSSSFKVKNQRRLSNGAVVRATMVASPGVTTNSPAGKKTLRKGCVIVTGASSGLGLATAKALSETGKWHIIMACRDFLKAEKAAKSVGMPKENYTIMHLDLASLDSVRQFVDNFRRSGRPLDVLVANAAVYQPTAKEPSFTAEGFELSVGTNHLGHFLLSRLLLDDLKQSDYPSKRLIIVGSITGNTNTLAGNVPPKANLGDLRGMAGGLNGINSSAMIDGGEFDGAKAYKDSKVCNMLTMQEFHRRYHEETGITFASLYPGCIATTGLFREHIPLFRLLFPPFQKYITKGYVSETEAGKRLAQVVSDPSLTKSGVYWSWNKDSASFENQLSEEASDAEKARKVWEVSEKLVGLA from the exons ATGGCTCTTCACACTGCTACTTTGCTTCCTTCTACTTTCTCCATTTCCAAGGAG GGCAAAGCTAGTGCAACTTTGAAGAATTGTAGTCTCTTTGGAGCTTCTCTCTCAGACTatactaaatttgattttggttCATCTTCATTCAAAGTCAAG AACCAAAGAAGGTTGTCGAATGGAGCTGTTGTAAGGGCTACGATGGTTGCTTCGCCTGGTGTGACTACTAACTCTCCGGCAGGTAAAAAAACACTACGAAAAGGTTGTGTTATCGTCACCGGAGCCTCATCGGGATTAGGCCTAGCCACAGCAAAAGCTCTATCAGAAACAGGAAAATGGCATATAATTATGGCATGTAGGGACTTTTTAAAAGCTGAGAAAGCAGCAAAATCAGTTGGTATGCCTAAGGAGAACTACACCATCATGCATTTGGACCTTGCCTCGCTCGACAGCGTACGCCAATTCGTCGATAACTTCAGGAGGTCGGGTCGACCTCTCGACGTGTTGGTTGCTAATGCTGCTGTGTATCAACCAACTGCTAAAGAGCCTTCATTTACTGCTGAGGGATTTGAACTTAGTGTTGGCACAAATCATCTTGGACATTTTCTTCTTTCGAGATTGTTGCTCGATGACTTGAAGCAATCTGATTATCCTTCGAAGAGACTCATCATTGTTGGTTCAATTACAG GGAACACGAATACTCTAGCCGGAAATGTACCTCCAAAGGCCAATCTCGGAGACTTGAGGGGTATGGCGGGAGGTTTAAACGGAATTAACAGCTCAGCGATGATCGATGGTGGTGAATTTGATGGTGCAAAAGCATACAAAGACAGCAAGGTCTGCAACATGCTTACGATGCAAGAATTCCATCGCCGATACCACGAGGAAACTGGCATCACATTTGCCTCTCTTTACCCTGGCTGCATTGCAACAACAGGACTATTCAGAGAACATATACCCTTGTTTAGGCTCCTTTTCCCACCATTCCAAAAGTATATTACAAAGGGATATGTCTCCGAGACCGAAGCCGGAAAGAGACTTGCTCAG GTTGTGAGCGATCCAAGCTTAACAAAATCAGGTGTATACTGGAGCTGGAACAAAGATTCAGCTTCATTCGAGAACCAGTTATCAGAAGAAGCGAGCGATGCAGAGAAAGCGCGTAAAGTATGGGAAGTCAGTGAGAAACTCGTTGGTTTGGCTTAA